Proteins found in one Bacillus subtilis subsp. subtilis str. 168 genomic segment:
- the mtaB gene encoding tRNA N(6)-threonylcarbamoyladenosine (t(6)A) methylthiotransferase (Evidence 1a: Function from experimental evidences in the studied strain; PubMedId: 6163767, 9023197, 10572129, 15339930, 18252828, 8844851, 20472640, 20584901, 27913733; Product type e: enzyme), with protein sequence MATVAFHTLGCKVNHYETEAIWQLFKEAGYERRDFEQTADVYVINTCTVTNTGDKKSRQVIRRAIRQNPDGVICVTGCYAQTSPAEIMAIPGVDIVVGTQDREKMLGYIDQYREERQPINGVSNIMKARVYEELDVPAFTDRTRASLKIQEGCNNFCTFCIIPWARGLLRSRDPEEVIKQAQQLVDAGYKEIVLTGIHTGGYGEDMKDYNFAKLLSELDTRVEGVKRIRISSIEASQITDEVIEVLDRSDKIVNHLHIPIQSGSNTVLKRMRRKYTMEFFADRLNKLKKALPGLAVTSDVIVGFPGETEEEFMETYNFIKEHKFSELHVFPYSKRTGTPAARMEDQVDENVKNERVHRLIALSDQLAKEYASQYENEVLEIIPEEAFKETEEENMFVGYTDNYMKVVFKGTEDMIGKIVKVKILKAGYPYNEGQFVRVVEDEITEHMRLSS encoded by the coding sequence ATGGCAACTGTTGCTTTCCATACGCTTGGCTGTAAAGTCAACCATTATGAAACAGAAGCAATCTGGCAGCTTTTCAAAGAAGCGGGCTATGAAAGAAGAGACTTTGAACAAACAGCTGATGTATATGTCATTAATACATGTACGGTTACAAATACGGGAGATAAAAAAAGCCGCCAAGTGATCAGACGCGCCATTCGTCAAAATCCTGACGGTGTCATCTGTGTCACAGGCTGCTACGCGCAAACCTCACCTGCTGAGATTATGGCGATCCCCGGTGTCGACATTGTAGTCGGAACACAGGACCGTGAAAAAATGCTTGGCTACATTGACCAATACCGAGAAGAACGCCAGCCGATTAATGGCGTCAGCAACATCATGAAAGCAAGAGTATATGAAGAGCTTGATGTGCCTGCTTTCACGGACCGCACAAGAGCGTCATTGAAAATACAGGAGGGCTGCAATAATTTCTGCACATTCTGTATCATTCCGTGGGCGAGAGGCCTGCTCCGCTCCCGCGACCCTGAAGAAGTCATTAAACAAGCGCAGCAGCTTGTCGATGCCGGATATAAGGAAATTGTTCTTACGGGTATTCATACAGGCGGCTACGGCGAAGATATGAAAGATTACAACTTCGCGAAGCTTTTGAGCGAATTAGACACCCGTGTGGAAGGCGTGAAACGGATCAGAATTTCTTCAATCGAAGCCAGCCAAATCACTGACGAAGTGATCGAGGTCTTAGACCGCTCAGATAAGATAGTGAATCATTTGCATATTCCTATCCAATCCGGATCAAACACAGTGCTTAAACGGATGAGACGCAAATATACAATGGAATTCTTTGCAGACCGTTTAAATAAATTGAAAAAAGCACTGCCAGGCTTAGCTGTTACTTCTGATGTCATCGTCGGGTTCCCTGGAGAAACAGAAGAAGAATTTATGGAAACCTATAACTTTATTAAAGAACATAAATTCTCTGAGCTGCATGTTTTCCCTTACAGTAAGCGTACAGGAACACCAGCTGCACGAATGGAAGACCAAGTGGATGAAAACGTGAAAAACGAACGTGTGCACCGCCTGATTGCTCTTTCTGACCAGCTTGCAAAAGAATACGCTTCTCAGTATGAAAATGAAGTGCTTGAGATTATCCCTGAGGAAGCGTTTAAGGAAACAGAAGAAGAAAATATGTTTGTCGGTTACACAGACAATTATATGAAGGTTGTTTTCAAAGGTACGGAAGATATGATCGGCAAAATCGTAAAAGTCAAAATCCTAAAAGCAGGTTATCCTTACAACGAAGGACAGTTTGTCCGTGTGGTTGAGGATGAAATAACTGAACACATGCGTTTGTCTTCTTAA
- the rsmE gene encoding methylase of U1498 in 16S rRNA (Evidence 2a: Function from experimental evidences in other organisms; PubMedId: 9023197, 10383760, 14517985, 16014871, 16431987, 22925577, 24598751; Product type e: enzyme), giving the protein MQRYFIELTKQQIEEAPTFSITGEEVHHIVNVMRMNEGDQIICCSQDGFEAKCELQSVSKDKVSCLVIEWTNENRELPIKVYIASGLPKGDKLEWIIQKGTELGAHAFIPFQAARSVVKLDDKKAKKKRERWTKIAKEAAEQSYRNEVPRVMDVHSFQQLLQRMQDFDKCVVAYEESSKQGEISAFSAIVSSLPKGSSLLIVFGPEGGLTEAEVERLTEQDGVTCGLGPRILRTETAPLYALSAISYQTELLRGDQ; this is encoded by the coding sequence ATGCAACGATATTTTATCGAGCTCACGAAGCAGCAAATAGAGGAAGCGCCGACTTTTTCGATTACCGGCGAAGAAGTTCATCATATTGTGAACGTGATGAGAATGAATGAGGGAGATCAGATTATCTGCTGCTCTCAAGACGGCTTCGAGGCAAAATGTGAACTTCAATCTGTTTCCAAAGATAAAGTGTCCTGCCTTGTGATAGAATGGACGAATGAAAACAGAGAGCTTCCGATAAAGGTCTATATTGCGAGCGGCCTTCCGAAAGGAGATAAGCTTGAATGGATTATCCAAAAGGGGACTGAGCTCGGAGCTCATGCCTTTATTCCTTTCCAAGCCGCGCGTTCTGTTGTCAAGCTGGATGACAAAAAGGCAAAGAAAAAGCGGGAAAGATGGACGAAAATTGCGAAGGAAGCGGCTGAGCAATCGTACCGTAACGAAGTGCCGCGAGTGATGGATGTCCATTCTTTTCAGCAGCTTCTTCAAAGGATGCAGGATTTCGATAAATGTGTCGTTGCATACGAGGAGTCATCGAAGCAAGGGGAAATAAGCGCATTCAGCGCGATTGTAAGCAGCCTTCCGAAAGGATCATCTCTATTGATCGTATTTGGTCCCGAAGGCGGTTTAACAGAAGCGGAGGTTGAACGGCTCACAGAGCAAGACGGTGTGACGTGCGGCCTTGGACCGAGAATTTTAAGGACAGAAACCGCTCCGCTATACGCGTTGAGTGCGATTTCTTATCAAACAGAGTTATTAAGAGGTGATCAGTAA
- the prmA gene encoding ribosomal protein L11 methyltransferase (Evidence 2a: Function from experimental evidences in other organisms; PubMedId: 17215866, 18611379; Product type e: enzyme) → MKWSELSIHTTHEAVEPISNILHEAGASGVVIEDPLDLIKERENVYGEIYQLDPNDYPDEGVIVKAYLPVNSFLGETVDGIKETINNLLLYNIDLGRNHITISEVNEEEWATAWKKYYHPVKISEKFTIVPTWEEYTPVHTDELIIEMDPGMAFGTGTHPTTVLCIQALERFVQKGDKVIDVGTGSGILSIAAAMLEAESVHAYDLDPVAVESARLNLKLNKVSDIAQVKQNNLLDGIEGEHDVIVANILAEVILRFTSQAYSLLKEGGHFITSGIIGHKKQEVKEALEQAGFTIVEILSMEDWVSIIAKK, encoded by the coding sequence TTGAAATGGTCCGAATTAAGCATTCACACAACACATGAAGCGGTCGAACCTATCTCAAATATATTGCATGAAGCTGGTGCAAGTGGGGTTGTGATAGAGGACCCGCTTGATTTAATTAAAGAACGTGAGAATGTGTACGGGGAAATCTACCAGCTCGACCCCAATGATTACCCAGATGAGGGTGTCATTGTCAAAGCATATCTGCCGGTTAACAGTTTTCTGGGCGAAACTGTAGACGGCATCAAAGAAACGATTAATAATCTCCTTCTTTACAATATTGATTTGGGCAGAAACCACATCACTATTTCTGAAGTAAATGAAGAAGAGTGGGCGACTGCCTGGAAAAAGTATTATCATCCTGTGAAAATTTCTGAAAAGTTTACAATTGTGCCGACGTGGGAGGAATATACGCCGGTCCATACTGATGAACTGATTATTGAAATGGACCCGGGAATGGCTTTCGGCACAGGGACACATCCGACAACCGTACTCTGCATTCAGGCGCTTGAACGCTTTGTGCAAAAGGGTGATAAGGTGATTGATGTCGGCACTGGTTCGGGAATTTTAAGTATTGCGGCTGCAATGCTTGAGGCTGAATCGGTTCATGCCTACGATCTTGATCCCGTGGCTGTAGAAAGTGCACGCCTCAATCTCAAGCTGAACAAAGTCAGCGATATTGCTCAAGTGAAGCAAAACAATTTGTTAGACGGGATTGAAGGGGAACATGATGTGATTGTGGCCAACATTTTGGCTGAAGTCATTCTTCGCTTTACTTCACAAGCGTACAGCCTGTTAAAAGAAGGCGGTCACTTTATTACGTCAGGAATCATCGGTCATAAAAAACAAGAAGTAAAAGAAGCACTGGAACAAGCTGGCTTTACCATTGTAGAAATCCTTTCAATGGAAGATTGGGTCAGCATTATTGCGAAAAAATAA
- the dnaJ gene encoding co-factor of molecular chaperone (Evidence 1a: Function from experimental evidences in the studied strain; PubMedId: 10383760, 10658654, 16385044, 16952052; Product type f: factor) produces the protein MSKRDYYEVLGVSKSASKDEIKKAYRKLSKKYHPDINKEAGSDEKFKEVKEAYETLSDDQKRAHYDQFGHTDPNQGFGGGGFGGGDFGGFGFDDIFSSIFGGGTRRRDPNAPRQGADLQYTMTLSFEDAAFGKETTIEIPREETCETCKGSGAKPGTNPETCSHCGGSGQLNVEQNTPFGKVVNRRVCHHCEGTGKIIKNKCADCGGKGKIKKRKKINVTIPAGVDDGQQLRLSGQGEPGINGGPAGDLFVVFHVRAHEFFERDGDDIYCEMPLTFAQAALGDEVEVPTLHGKVKLKIPAGTQTGTKFRLRGKGVQNVRGYGQGDQHIVVRVVTPTNLTDKQKDIIREFAEVSGNLPDEQEMSFFDKVKRAFKGD, from the coding sequence ATGAGTAAGCGTGATTACTATGAAGTGCTGGGAGTAAGTAAGAGCGCTTCAAAGGATGAAATTAAAAAAGCTTATCGGAAGCTGTCAAAAAAATATCATCCTGATATTAACAAAGAAGCCGGATCAGATGAAAAATTTAAAGAGGTAAAAGAAGCATACGAAACGCTGTCAGATGACCAAAAACGTGCGCATTACGATCAATTTGGTCACACTGACCCTAACCAAGGCTTCGGCGGCGGAGGTTTTGGCGGCGGCGATTTCGGCGGTTTTGGTTTCGATGATATTTTCTCAAGTATATTCGGCGGAGGCACAAGACGAAGAGATCCAAACGCTCCGCGCCAGGGTGCTGATTTACAGTATACGATGACCCTGTCGTTTGAGGATGCGGCTTTCGGTAAAGAAACAACCATCGAAATTCCCCGCGAGGAAACGTGCGAAACATGTAAAGGCTCAGGTGCGAAACCTGGAACAAATCCAGAAACATGCTCCCACTGCGGAGGCTCCGGCCAGTTAAACGTGGAGCAAAATACACCGTTTGGAAAAGTCGTTAACAGACGGGTCTGCCACCACTGTGAAGGTACAGGCAAAATCATTAAAAACAAATGTGCGGACTGCGGCGGCAAAGGAAAAATCAAAAAACGCAAGAAAATCAATGTGACAATTCCAGCCGGTGTAGATGACGGGCAGCAGCTTCGTCTCTCGGGACAGGGTGAACCAGGAATAAACGGCGGCCCTGCCGGGGATTTATTTGTCGTGTTCCATGTACGCGCACACGAGTTCTTCGAGCGTGACGGCGATGATATTTACTGTGAAATGCCGTTAACGTTTGCTCAGGCTGCTCTTGGAGATGAGGTAGAAGTGCCGACGCTGCATGGAAAAGTGAAATTGAAAATTCCGGCCGGTACACAAACAGGAACGAAATTCAGATTAAGAGGCAAAGGCGTTCAAAATGTCAGAGGCTATGGACAGGGTGACCAGCATATCGTCGTCCGCGTCGTTACGCCGACAAATCTGACTGATAAACAAAAAGACATTATCCGCGAATTTGCCGAAGTCAGCGGAAACCTGCCTGACGAACAGGAAATGAGTTTCTTTGACAAGGTAAAACGCGCGTTTAAAGGCGATTAA
- the dnaK gene encoding molecular chaperone, ATP-dependent (Evidence 1a: Function from experimental evidences in the studied strain; PubMedId: 10074100, 12224648, 12799007, 17407764, 22938038, 25355936, 27148221; Product type f: factor), with product MSKVIGIDLGTTNSCVAVLEGGEPKVIANAEGNRTTPSVVAFKNGERQVGEVAKRQSITNPNTIMSIKRHMGTDYKVEIEGKDYTPQEVSAIILQHLKSYAESYLGETVSKAVITVPAYFNDAERQATKDAGKIAGLEVERIINEPTAAALAYGLDKTDEDQTILVYDLGGGTFDVSILELGDGVFEVRSTAGDNRLGGDDFDQVIIDHLVSEFKKENGIDLSKDKMALQRLKDAAEKAKKDLSGVSSTQISLPFITAGEAGPLHLELTLTRAKFEELSSHLVERTMGPVRQALQDAGLSASEIDKVILVGGSTRIPAVQEAIKKETGKEAHKGVNPDEVVALGAAIQGGVITGDVKDVVLLDVTPLSLGIETMGGVFTKLIDRNTTIPTSKSQVFSTAADNQTAVDIHVLQGERPMSADNKTLGRFQLTDIPPAPRGVPQIEVSFDIDKNGIVNVRAKDLGTGKEQNITIKSSSGLSDEEIERMVKEAEENADADAKKKEEIEVRNEADQLVFQTEKTLKDLEGKVDEEQVKKANDAKDALKAAIEKNEFEEIKAKKDELQTIVQELSMKLYEEAAKAQQAQGGANAEGKADDNVVDAEYEEVNDDQNKK from the coding sequence GTGAGTAAAGTTATCGGAATCGACTTAGGAACAACAAACTCATGTGTGGCAGTGCTTGAAGGCGGCGAGCCTAAAGTTATTGCTAACGCTGAAGGAAACCGCACAACGCCATCAGTTGTTGCATTTAAAAACGGCGAACGTCAAGTAGGGGAAGTGGCTAAACGCCAATCTATTACAAACCCTAACACAATTATGTCTATCAAACGTCATATGGGTACTGATTATAAAGTTGAAATTGAAGGAAAGGATTACACTCCACAAGAAGTGTCTGCTATCATCCTTCAACACCTTAAATCATACGCTGAAAGCTATCTTGGCGAAACAGTATCAAAAGCAGTTATCACAGTTCCTGCATACTTTAACGATGCTGAGCGTCAAGCAACAAAAGACGCTGGTAAAATTGCAGGTCTTGAAGTAGAACGTATCATCAACGAGCCGACTGCAGCAGCGCTTGCATACGGACTTGATAAAACAGATGAAGATCAAACGATCCTAGTATACGACCTTGGCGGCGGTACATTCGACGTTTCCATCCTTGAGCTTGGCGACGGTGTATTCGAAGTTCGTTCAACTGCCGGCGACAACCGTCTGGGTGGGGACGATTTTGACCAAGTTATCATCGATCATCTGGTGTCTGAATTCAAAAAAGAAAACGGCATTGATTTGTCAAAAGACAAAATGGCGCTTCAGCGTTTGAAAGACGCAGCTGAAAAAGCGAAAAAAGATCTTTCCGGCGTATCTTCTACGCAAATTTCTTTACCGTTTATCACAGCTGGAGAAGCAGGACCGCTTCACCTTGAACTTACATTAACTCGCGCTAAATTCGAAGAGCTTTCTTCTCATTTAGTAGAGCGCACAATGGGTCCTGTCCGTCAAGCGCTTCAAGATGCAGGACTTTCTGCAAGCGAAATCGACAAAGTCATCCTTGTCGGCGGATCAACTCGTATCCCTGCCGTACAAGAAGCAATCAAAAAAGAAACTGGAAAAGAAGCGCATAAAGGCGTAAACCCGGATGAAGTTGTAGCGCTTGGTGCTGCGATTCAGGGCGGCGTTATCACAGGTGACGTAAAAGATGTTGTTCTTCTTGACGTTACACCGCTTTCTCTCGGTATCGAAACAATGGGCGGTGTGTTTACAAAACTGATCGACCGCAACACGACGATCCCAACAAGCAAATCTCAAGTGTTCTCAACTGCTGCTGATAACCAAACAGCTGTTGATATCCATGTTCTTCAAGGTGAGCGCCCAATGTCTGCCGACAACAAAACACTCGGCCGCTTCCAGCTTACTGATATCCCGCCAGCACCGCGCGGCGTGCCTCAAATCGAAGTTTCTTTCGATATTGACAAAAACGGTATCGTAAACGTAAGAGCAAAAGACTTAGGCACAGGAAAAGAACAAAACATTACAATCAAATCTTCTTCAGGTCTCTCAGATGAAGAGATCGAACGCATGGTAAAAGAAGCGGAAGAAAATGCTGACGCTGATGCGAAGAAAAAAGAAGAAATCGAAGTCCGCAACGAAGCAGATCAGCTTGTTTTCCAAACTGAGAAAACATTAAAAGATCTTGAAGGCAAAGTGGACGAAGAACAAGTGAAAAAAGCCAACGATGCCAAAGACGCTTTAAAAGCAGCGATTGAGAAAAACGAATTTGAAGAGATCAAAGCGAAAAAAGATGAGCTTCAAACAATCGTTCAAGAGCTTTCTATGAAGCTTTATGAAGAAGCTGCTAAAGCACAGCAAGCTCAAGGCGGAGCAAACGCTGAAGGCAAAGCGGATGACAACGTTGTCGACGCTGAATACGAAGAAGTAAACGACGACCAAAACAAAAAATAA
- the grpE gene encoding nucleotide exchange factor for DnaK activity (Evidence 1a: Function from experimental evidences in the studied strain; PubMedId: 9303302, 10383760, 12682299, 17289679, 21546913, 22720735, 22938038, 26913285; Product type r: regulator) yields the protein MSEEKQTVEQNETEEQEIIEEQAAADEQQEETNESELLQNQINELQGLLEEKENKLLRVQADFENYKRRSRLEMEASQKYRSQNIVTDLLPALDSFERALQVEADNEQTKSLLQGMEMVHRQLVEALKKEGVEAIEAVGQEFDPNLHQAVMQAEDENYGSNIVVEEMQKGYKLKDRVIRPSMVKVNQ from the coding sequence ATGTCAGAAGAAAAACAAACCGTTGAACAAAACGAAACAGAAGAGCAAGAAATCATTGAAGAACAAGCTGCCGCTGATGAACAGCAGGAAGAAACAAATGAAAGCGAACTTCTTCAAAACCAAATTAACGAATTGCAAGGTTTGCTTGAGGAAAAAGAAAACAAACTTTTGCGTGTTCAAGCAGACTTTGAAAACTATAAACGACGCAGCCGTTTAGAGATGGAAGCGTCCCAAAAATACCGTTCTCAAAATATCGTGACTGATTTGCTGCCGGCTCTTGACAGTTTTGAACGAGCGCTTCAGGTTGAAGCCGACAATGAACAGACGAAAAGTTTGCTCCAGGGAATGGAAATGGTCCACCGTCAGCTCGTAGAAGCCTTGAAAAAAGAAGGCGTCGAAGCCATCGAAGCTGTAGGGCAGGAATTTGATCCTAATCTGCACCAAGCTGTTATGCAGGCTGAAGACGAAAACTACGGCTCCAACATTGTTGTTGAGGAAATGCAAAAAGGCTATAAGCTGAAGGATCGCGTCATTCGCCCTTCCATGGTCAAAGTGAATCAATAA
- the hrcA gene encoding transcriptional regulator of heat-shock genes (Evidence 1a: Function from experimental evidences in the studied strain; PubMedId: 10555317, 12082092, 15109714, 16872404, 16585746, 22720735; Product type r : regulator) — MLTNRQLLILQVIINDFIKSAQPVGSRTLSKKDEITFSSATIRNEMADLEELGFIEKTHSSSGRVPSEKGYRYYVDHLLSPVKLTKSDLDQIHSIFKEKIFELEKTVQKSAQILSDLTNYTSIVLGPKLSENYLKQIQIIPIQPDMAVAILVTNTGHVENKTINFPTKMDLSDIEKLVNILNDRLSGVPMDELNERIFKEVVMYLRQHIKNYDNILDALRSTFHSTNHVEKLFFGGKINMLNQPEFHDITRVRSLLSLIEKEQDVLKLVQSPHTGISIKIGKENDYEEMENCSLITASYSVDQKQIGSIAIIGPTRMNYSRVVSLLQHVTSDLSKALTSLYDE, encoded by the coding sequence ATGTTAACAAATCGTCAGCTGCTGATCCTTCAGGTTATAATCAACGATTTTATTAAATCGGCACAGCCGGTGGGATCAAGAACTCTTTCGAAAAAAGATGAAATCACATTTAGCTCTGCAACAATAAGAAACGAGATGGCTGACTTGGAGGAATTGGGCTTTATTGAAAAAACCCATTCATCCTCAGGACGTGTTCCGTCAGAAAAAGGGTATCGGTACTATGTTGACCATTTGCTGTCACCCGTCAAATTGACGAAAAGCGACCTGGACCAAATCCACTCGATCTTCAAAGAGAAAATTTTCGAGCTGGAGAAGACAGTTCAAAAATCAGCGCAAATTTTGTCCGATCTGACGAATTACACATCCATCGTACTCGGGCCGAAGTTGAGTGAGAATTACCTTAAACAGATTCAAATCATTCCGATTCAGCCTGATATGGCGGTAGCGATTCTCGTTACCAATACGGGGCATGTGGAAAACAAAACGATTAACTTTCCGACCAAAATGGATCTGTCTGATATTGAAAAACTGGTAAATATACTGAACGACCGTTTAAGCGGCGTTCCAATGGATGAACTGAATGAGCGCATATTTAAAGAAGTTGTCATGTACCTAAGACAGCACATTAAAAACTATGACAATATACTCGACGCGCTTCGTTCAACCTTTCATTCCACAAATCACGTTGAAAAGTTGTTTTTTGGCGGGAAAATCAATATGCTGAACCAGCCTGAGTTCCATGATATCACCCGAGTTCGGTCGCTGCTTTCATTAATTGAGAAAGAACAGGATGTTTTAAAGCTGGTTCAATCCCCGCACACGGGAATTTCGATTAAAATCGGAAAAGAAAACGACTATGAAGAGATGGAAAATTGCAGTCTGATTACGGCTTCTTATTCCGTAGACCAGAAGCAGATCGGCTCAATTGCGATTATCGGCCCGACCCGCATGAATTATTCCAGGGTTGTCAGCCTGCTTCAGCATGTGACTTCGGACTTGTCAAAAGCATTAACAAGTCTGTATGATGAATAA
- the hemN gene encoding coproporphyrinogen III oxidase (Evidence 1a: Function from experimental evidences in the studied strain; PubMedId: 8757728, 9371469, 10498703, 12196143, 19944166; Product type e: enzyme): MKSAYIHIPFCEHICHYCDFNKYFIQSQPVDEYLNALEQEMINTIAKTGQPDLKTIFIGGGTPTSLSEEQLKKLMDMINRVLKPSSDLSEFAVEANPDDLSAEKLKILKEAGVNRLSFGVQTFEDDLLEKIGRVHKQKDVFTSFERAREIGFENISLDLMFGLPGQTLKHLEHSINTALSLDAEHYSVYSLIVEPKTVFYNLMQKGRLHLPPQEQEAEMYEIVMSKMEAHGIHQYEISNFAKAGMESKHNLTYWSNEQYFGFGAGAHGYIGGTRTVNVGPVKHYIDLIAEKGFPYRDTHEVTTEEQIEEEMFLGLRKTAGVSKKRFAEKYGRSLDGLFPSVLKDLAEKGLIHNSESAVYLTHQGKLLGNEVFGAFLGEL; this comes from the coding sequence TTGAAATCAGCTTATATCCATATCCCATTTTGTGAGCATATTTGCCACTACTGCGATTTCAATAAATATTTTATTCAAAGTCAGCCAGTCGACGAGTATTTAAACGCACTCGAACAGGAAATGATAAATACAATAGCAAAAACCGGGCAGCCTGATCTCAAAACAATCTTTATCGGAGGAGGCACGCCGACCTCCCTGTCTGAGGAACAGCTTAAAAAGCTGATGGATATGATCAACCGCGTGCTAAAGCCCTCAAGCGACTTATCGGAATTTGCGGTTGAAGCGAATCCGGACGATTTGTCCGCAGAGAAATTAAAAATATTAAAAGAAGCAGGCGTAAATCGCCTTAGCTTTGGTGTGCAAACGTTCGAAGACGATCTGTTAGAAAAAATCGGCCGAGTGCACAAGCAAAAAGATGTATTCACCTCTTTTGAAAGAGCGCGGGAAATCGGTTTTGAGAATATCAGTCTTGATCTCATGTTCGGGCTTCCGGGGCAAACCCTCAAGCATCTGGAACATTCCATAAACACTGCTTTATCATTGGACGCTGAGCATTATTCCGTTTACTCCCTTATTGTAGAACCGAAAACGGTATTTTATAATTTGATGCAAAAAGGGCGGCTTCATCTTCCGCCGCAGGAGCAGGAAGCTGAAATGTATGAAATAGTGATGAGCAAGATGGAAGCTCACGGCATTCATCAATATGAAATCAGCAACTTTGCTAAGGCAGGCATGGAATCTAAGCACAATCTAACGTATTGGAGCAACGAACAATATTTCGGTTTCGGAGCTGGCGCTCACGGATATATTGGCGGCACACGAACAGTGAACGTCGGACCTGTTAAGCATTACATTGACCTGATAGCTGAAAAGGGTTTTCCGTACAGAGATACACATGAAGTGACAACAGAAGAACAGATTGAGGAAGAAATGTTTTTAGGTTTGAGAAAAACAGCCGGTGTCAGCAAAAAACGATTCGCAGAAAAATACGGCCGTTCCCTGGATGGACTTTTCCCAAGCGTGTTAAAAGACCTCGCTGAAAAAGGGCTGATTCACAATTCGGAGTCTGCCGTTTATTTGACTCATCAAGGGAAATTATTAGGCAATGAAGTTTTTGGCGCTTTTTTGGGTGAGTTATAA